Proteins from one Telopea speciosissima isolate NSW1024214 ecotype Mountain lineage chromosome 1, Tspe_v1, whole genome shotgun sequence genomic window:
- the LOC122668682 gene encoding nuclear transcription factor Y subunit C-3 has protein sequence MDQQAHGQPHVMGVVGGGAQMPYGANQYQGNQMLGANPSGSIAASVQSPAQPAGFTASPAQLAQHQLAYQHIHQQQQQQLQQQLSSFWTDQYREIEQTTDFKNHSLPLARIKKIMKADEDVRMISAEAPVIFARACEMFILELTLRSWNHTEENKRRTLQKNDIAAAITRTDIFDFLVDIVPREDLKDEVLASMPRGGTLPVGCPTDPLPYYYMAPQHSPQIGTPGMIMGKPMVDQAMYSQQPRPYMSQQMWPQPPQQQPPPMDS, from the coding sequence ATGGATCAGCAAGCTCATGGACAGCCCCATGTCATGGGAGTAGTTGGTGGTGGAGCTCAAATGCCATATGGTGCAAATCAATATCAAGGTAACCAAATGCTTGGGGCTAATCCCTCTGGATCAATTGCCGCATCTGTACAGTCTCCCGCTCAGCCAGCAGGTTTCACGGCCTCCCCTGCTCAGCTTGCACAACACCAACTTGCTTATCAGCATATCcaccagcagcagcaacagcaactaCAGCAACAACTCTCGTCTTTTTGGACGGATCAGTACCGAGAAATTGAGCAGACAACTGACTTCAAGAACCATAGCCTACCACTGGCAAGGATCAAGAAGATCATGAAGGCAGACGAGGATGTACGAATGATATCTGCTGAGGCACCTGTCATATTTGCCAGAGCCTGTGAGATGTTCATCTTGGAGTTGACACTGCGTTCGTGGAATCACACAGAGGAGAACAAGCGGCGGACACTCCAGAAGAATGACATCGCAGCAGCGATCACAAGGACTGATATCTTTGACTTTCTGGTTGATATTGTGCCCAGAGAGGATCTGAAAGATGAGGTACTTGCGTCAATGCCTCGAGGGGGGACCCTGCCTGTTGGATGTCCAACAGACCCTCTTCCTTATTACTATATGGCACCTCAACATTCACCACAGATTGGAACTCCAGGGATGATCATGGGTAAGCCTATGGTGGATCAGGCAATGTATTCTCAACAGCCTCGTCCTTACATGTCTCAGCAGATGTGGCCTCAACCACCACAGCAGCAACCACCACCCATGGATTCTTGA